The nucleotide window GCCCGTTACGATACGGCCCGCGCCGCGACGATCGCGGCCGAGGCATGATCTTCGAGCTTCAGCGCCCGCGCACTTCGACCAGCTGAAGACGCGCAATGAGGCGCGGATAGCAGGCCTGGGCGGCCGCGAATTCCTGGTCTGGCATCACTCCCTGGCCGCTCAGGATCATCACCGGCGCGGAAGAGCACTTTTCTCCGTCCATGCCGACCGCGGCGGGGCGCCTCGCGACGGGCAAGTAGAAGCGCACTACCTGCAGGTTATATGACGGACAGACTGCAATCTTGCCGCCGCCCGCATTCTGCATCGCCAGTGCCGCAGCTTCGCGCCAGGCCCCGTCGCGCAGCGCCTTGAACCAATCGTCGACCAGCGGCACCGAAAGATGAACGATCATTGCGGCGATCGCGATACGCACGGCGGTGCTGCGCACGGAGCCCGCGCCGAAACCGGCGAGCGCGAACAGGCCCACGAAGGCAATCAGCACGTAGCGCGGAAATTCCATCGGCTGGATCAGGTAGGTCACCAGGTACACCGTCAGCACCGGCCCGAGCATCCAGACAGCCAGGAAGGCCCAGGCCACGCGTCCCGCGGAGCGCCATTGCCAAAACAGGCCGAACACGATCAAAAGCTCGAACAGTTCGAAGAGCCGCCACTTGCCCACGACGTCCCTGAATACCGTGTACGGCCACGCGATCGGTTGAAGCTTTATCCAGCCGACCGCGCCCGCGGCCACGGCCTGACGCGAAGTGGCGAAGATTCCCGGCAACAGCGGCGCGAGCATCGCGACACCGGCGCATACTGCAAAACCCGGCGCAAAGATCGCGAGCTCGCGGGCGCGCGCGGAGCCGACCCATCCGGCGATCAACAGGCCGCCGAGCCATAGCGCTTCGGCGGCGAGCAGGAAACTCGCGGTGTAATTCGTCGGCAGCATGATCGCGGTAAAGATTGCGACCCCAAGGTAGTTGATCCAGCCGCCGCAGCGCTGCGCGCGCAGGAAAAAAATGATCTGCGCCAGCTCCGCCACGGTCAGCAGCGGAAACTCGCGCGCCGTGCGATCGGATGCGAGGATCGTCAAATTGAGCGCATAGATCAGCGCGGCGAACGCTCCGCCGACTTCGCCGGCCTCGGCACCCGCCGCGCCGCCCAGCGAACGGCCGGCCTCGCGCACCGCAAAAAACAACAAAAGAATCGCGAGCGTCCCCAGCGCCGCCGACATCGCGCGCATCGCGAACAGGCTGTCGCCGAAAAGCCGCACCCATTCGTGCAACGCGATGTGGAAGAGCGGGAGCTTGCCACCGTTCTCGAATCGCCAGAACGTGGCCGTCACCTGCCTTAAGGCCGGCTTGATAGCGGCCGCCCAGGCCACGGCTTCGTCACCGTTCATGTCCCATCGGGCAAGCTTGTGAAAGCGATAATAGGCGCCAAGGCCAAGGGCCAGCGCGAGCAGGACGAGTGTGAAGAGGCGCGACGAGCGCCAGGCCTCGAGCGCAGCTTCCCACACCGTTCGACGCGGCGGCGGCGGCGAAGCGTCGGTGATGCGCTCCGGCGAGGTCAAGCCAACGTTCTGCTTCACGGTATCGCTTAGTGGTAGCGAGGATGCGCCATCAGGGTCAACGCCAGACCAGGCTGGCGAGTAAGGGGCGGCAGATGCCTCTCAAAATCGTCAACGCGCGCGGACCTCGACCTCCCGGAGCTTTGCAACAACGCGCGGGTAGCATGCCTCGGCCGCTGCGATCTGTTCAGGCCGAGCTATCTTTCGATCGCTTAACAGCAGTACCGGCGCCGCACCGCACGCGGTATCCATACCAACGACCGCCATGCGGCGCGCGGGCGGCAGATAGAAACGCACGACTTCGACGTTGTACGGCAGGAAGACCGCGATCGGATCGCGGGCCGCGGTCCGTTCGACAGCCAATTCGGTAGCTTCGCGCCACGAAGTGCCTTCAAAAATCTCCAACCCTCGTCCCACTGCTCGCTGCGAAACAAAAATGATCAACGCGGCGAGCAGTATACGCACGGCGGTGCTGCGGACAGAGCCGGCTCCGAAGCCGGCTAACGCGAACATACCTAGGAACGCGATGAGCACATAGCGCGGCAATTCCATCGGATGGATCAGGTAGGTGGCCAGAAATGCTGCCAGCACCGGCCCCAGCATCCAGGCCGCCAGAAAGGCCCAGACCAAGCGGCCAGCAGAGCGCCACTGGCGGAACAGGCCAAACAGGATCGAAAACTCCAGCAACTCCAACAACAGATGTTCTCCCGCCGCATGGCGGAACACGTCGTAGGGCCAGGAGATCGGACGAAGCCTTATCCAATCGACCGCGCCCGCCTGGACGGCTCGGCGTGAAGATTCGACAGCAAGCGGTACGAACGGCACGAGCAAAACGACGCCTGCGGCCACTCCCAAACCCGGGCGGAAGACCGATAGCGCGAGGGCTTGCGGCGACCCTGCCCACCGGGCGAGCAGCAGCCCGCCGAGCCAGAGCGCTTCTCCGAAAAGCAGGAAAGTGGAACAGTAGTTGTCGGCAAGCATTATCGCGGTGCAGACCGCGATGCCCGCTAACTCCAAGAACGCCGTACGCCGATGGGCGCGCACGAAAAAAATTATCTGCAGCAGTTCGGCCACTATCAGTAACGGAAACTCCCGAGCCGTGCGATCCGACAGCACTATCTTGAGATTCAGTGCACAGATCAGAGCTGCGAACCCTCCGCCGACCTCGCCGGCTTCAGCGCCCTCCGGGCCGCCAAGCGAACGGCCAACTTCGCGCACCGCAGCAAACAGAAGGACGACCGCGAGCGTCCCCAGCGCCGCTGACATCGCGCGCATGGCGAACAGGCTGTCGCCGAAAAGCCGGACCCATATATGCAGCACGATGTCGTAGACCGGAAGCTTGCCGCCATATTCGACTTTCCAGAACGTTTCTGCCGCCTTGTGCAGGCTTGGCTTGGTCGCAGCTGCCCACGCTACCGCCTCGTCACCGTTCATGTCCCAACGATCAAGCTGATGGAAACGGTAGTACGCGCCGACTATCACCGCGATCGCCAGCAAGGTGAAAGCGAACGGCCGCGACGAATACCAAGGCGACAGCCAGGCTTCCCATACCGTTCGGCGCGGCAGCGAAGCCGCTGTGATGCGCTCCGGCGAGGTCAAGCCGGCGTTCTGATTCATCGGTATCTGGCAGTGATAGCGAGGATGCGCCGCCGGGGTCAACGCTGCGATGAACACGGGCTGAGCGCCGTGTCGAACTCTTCGGCGCCCGCCTCAGCGGCGCCCGAAGAAACTCCCTGCGCCGTAGGTCACGGCGGCGGCGGCGATGCCGGTCGCCATGCTTTCCAGTCCGCTCCGCCACCAGGAGCGGGCCGTGATTATCGTTTTGGCAGCGCCGACCGCAAACAAGGTCCCGACCGTCGCGATTACCGAGATAATCAACCCCTCGTGCGCCGGGACAAAGAGATAGCCGAGCACCGGCACCGTCGCGCCCGCGAAATACGACAAACCGACCGTCAGCGCCGAGCGCAGCGGCTTGTCGAACGATTCGACCGCCATCCCCAGCTCCTCGCGCATCATCACGTCGCTCCAGCGCTCGGGGTCGGCGGTGATATGGGCGACGATGCGCTCGAGCAATTCGCCGCCGAAACCCTTGCCGCGGTAAATTGCGCGGATCTCCTCGCGTTCGCGCTCGGGCCATCGCTGAATCTCGTCGCGCTCGCGCTCGATTTCGCTGTGGTAGAACTCGATCTGCGAGCGCGCGGAGATGAACGCCGCGAGGCCCATTGAGACCGCGCCGCCGAGCATCTCGGCCAGCCCTGCCATCACCACGATCCTGCTCGAAGCGAATGCGCCGGCCACGCCCGAGGTGACCGCGAAAGACGCGACCAGGCCGTCATTCAGTCCGAGCATCAGGTCGCGCAGACTCGAGCCGCCGGCCGCGTGGACCTGCTCGGTATGATGATCGTACTCGCGTCTGAGAACCGAAAAAGCCATGACTCGGTGGGATGGCGGGCGCCTTTGCGCGCTAACGGGTGCGCTGCGGCGGCGCAAACCCGTCCGCGGCGGCCGGTTCCGCGCCGTTCGCGCGACCTGCCGGCGGCGCGCTGGCGAGGCGCGGCGCACGCGCTCGGCGGCGGCTTTCGAGCCCATCGCGCAGTCGCCAGAACTGGGCAACAGTGCGCCGCCGCTCGTCACGGTCCATCGGGTCCGCGTCGAGATAGTCGTAAAGGCATCGTAACCGCGCCGGACGGTTCAGGAAGCGCCCGATGCTGCGGTCGAGGTGGATGAGATTGAGCATCCTTCTCTGCCAGGAAACCGATCGCACCCGGCGAAAATCCTCGAGATCGACGAAGCTGATGCGCGGCGGAGCGCCGTCGCGCTCCTGCACCATCAGGTTGGTCTCCTGCAAATCAAGCGTGTAAAGCCCCGCGTCATGCAGACGGCGAACCTCGCGCATGACCGCGCTCAGCAGCGAGCGGCGCGAACGAAAATGCACCCGCCCGCCGTCCAGCACGGCGCCGCTCAGCACGGTCGCGTCGCTGAGCGCCTCGCATACCAGGTAGGATTCGCTGACCGCGCCCGCGCGGCGCACCTCGACCGCGGCCAGCGGCCTCGGACGATTGAACCCCGCCCTCGAAAGCATCGCCGCGCCGTCGAGCCATCGCCGCACCCGCGAGCCGCGCGCGGCCGCGACGACGCCCTTCATCCACGAGCCCGTGTGCACGCGCTTGACGAATACGAACGCACCGT belongs to Candidatus Binataceae bacterium and includes:
- a CDS encoding VIT1/CCC1 transporter family protein, yielding MAFSVLRREYDHHTEQVHAAGGSSLRDLMLGLNDGLVASFAVTSGVAGAFASSRIVVMAGLAEMLGGAVSMGLAAFISARSQIEFYHSEIERERDEIQRWPEREREEIRAIYRGKGFGGELLERIVAHITADPERWSDVMMREELGMAVESFDKPLRSALTVGLSYFAGATVPVLGYLFVPAHEGLIISVIATVGTLFAVGAAKTIITARSWWRSGLESMATGIAAAAVTYGAGSFFGRR
- a CDS encoding lipopolysaccharide kinase InaA family protein, which codes for MHKRVLYAADPRWAAMADRLDELMADGGFRPLKDEARTRAGLLQGPDGAFVFVKRVHTGSWMKGVVAAARGSRVRRWLDGAAMLSRAGFNRPRPLAAVEVRRAGAVSESYLVCEALSDATVLSGAVLDGGRVHFRSRRSLLSAVMREVRRLHDAGLYTLDLQETNLMVQERDGAPPRISFVDLEDFRRVRSVSWQRRMLNLIHLDRSIGRFLNRPARLRCLYDYLDADPMDRDERRRTVAQFWRLRDGLESRRRARAPRLASAPPAGRANGAEPAAADGFAPPQRTR